In Bacillus sp. S3, the sequence CATCTCTAAGACTGGCTGCTTTTTCATACAGTTCATGTTTGAGGGCCTCGTTCTTTTCAGCTGCTATCTCTTTTAGACGGGTTTCCATTTGTTCATTACTTTTATAATCAGTAGAAAGATTTAATTTAGACCCGGCCTCATCAAGCAAGTCGATGGCTTTGTCAGGTAAGAAGCGGTCTTGAATATAGCGCTGTGATAATTGAACACAGGCAAGAATGGCTTCATCTGAATAAGTGACTTCATGGTAATCCTCATACTTCTTTTGAAGTCCTACTAAAATTTCAATTGCCGCCTCTTTCGTCGGTTCCAGTACATTCACCGGCTGGAAGCGTCGTTCAAGAGCGGAATCCTTTTCGATTTGCCGGTATTCCTTTAATGTTGTTGCACCAACTACTTGTAATTCTCCTCGTGCAAGGGCTGGTTTTAAAATGTTCCCCGCATCCATGGAGCCTTCTGCAGAACCTGCACCAACAAGCAAATGAATTTCATCGATAAACAGAATGATATTTTTTCGTTCCTGCAATTCTGAAATTAATTCTTTCATCCGTTCCTCAAATTGACCACGGATACCGGTATTGGCAACAAGAGAAGCGACATCAAGCAAATAGACCTCTTTATTGCGCAATTTACCTGGGACATCCCCATTAGCGATTTTTATCGCAAGACCTTCAGCAATGGCCGTTTTACCAACTCCTGGTTCACCAATTAAAACAGGATTGTTTTTATTCCTTCTGTTGAGGATTTCAATCACCCGTTTTATTTCCTGATCTCGTCCGATAACAGGATCAATTAAACCTGCCTTTGCCATGATGTTTAAATTTCGTCCAAATTGATCAATAAAGCCGCCTTGTGCCGCTTTTCTCTCACTATGGGGGGTTTGCTGTTCACCCATATTTGGACCCTGTGAATAACCATTTGACATAAAAAGATGGTCAAACGGGAAGTTCGAAAATGAGTTCATATGTTGACCATAGTTTGTACCTAGGGCTTGTTTTTCTATTTTGTAACATGCATGACAGAGTTTCATCTCTTGACGCTGCCCGTTAATATTCATACTTAATTGCACATTTGCATGGTTTTGATTACATCGTTGACATAGCATGTAAAATAACCTCCTTGTTATTCTGCTTTCATCAATTTGACTTTGACTATATTTGACCTTATGACCATAGTATACTCTGACCTTTTTTGACTTTCAAGATATTTGTCTATAGCAATGGTTACCATTTTGGGAAAAAAGCTCGTCTTTGTTTGTCCCTTTGGTCATATATTGATGGTAAGGGGGAGATGATGTGAAAAAGAATTGGAATCAAGCCTTTCAAATTGCGGCAGTTTATGTAGGAACTGTTGTCGGAGCAGGATTCGCCACTGGAAAGGAAATCGTAGAATTTTTTTCACGGTTTGGTTTCTTTGGCTTTATTAGTATATTAATGAGTGGTTATCTTTTTGTCATGATTGGTTCGAAGTTAATGCGTATGGCTGCGCAAATCGAGGCGAAATCCTATCAAGAATTTAATGAGCACCTCTTTGGAAAATGGGCGGGAAGCATCATAAATGTTTTCATGCTTTTCATGCTTCTCGGTGTAAGTGCCGTCATGCTGGCCGGGGCTGGGGCAGTTTTTGAGGAACAGCTTGGCCTGCCCAAAAATCTTGGCGTATTTCTGACCATTTTCCTTTCCTATCTAGTTATGCTAGTTGGTACGAAAGGACTTTTTGCGGTTAATACCTTTGTTGTTCCTTTAATGATTACCTTTAGTTTAATCCTGATGTTTTTGTCACTTAGAATGCCGAATTTTTTAGATCGGTTTTTGTTTATTCCCCATGCTGGTGACGGGTGGAAGAGTGTGATTGCCCCGTTTTCATATGCTGCTTTAAATTTGGGTTTGGCCCAGGCAGTTTTAGTTCCGGTTGCCACCGAAGTTAAGGATGACTGGACAATTAAATGGGGAGGGATTATAGGGGGCCTTGCGTTAACGCTGATTTTAATTGGCAGCCATTTTACCCTGATTATGCTGCCAAATCTGGAATTGTATGATATCCCAATGGCCATTATTATGAAAAACTTAGCACCGTTTTTTTACTGGATTTTTGTACTTGTTATTTATGGGGAGATTTTCACTTCTGTGATCGGAAATGTCTTCGGGCTCGACAGACAGCTGCAGCAATATATGCCGGTTCCAACGTTTGCATCTGTTACGGTCATTTTTGCCGTTTCCTATCTGATTAGTTTGGTGAATTATAGCACGCTGCTTTCTTATTTATACCCTTTGTTCGGCTATATTTGTATGAGCTTTTTTGTTTTATTATGGATGAAACCATTTACCCCAAATATGAAGAATTAATAAAGCAGCTGTCAAAAGTGGCAGCTGCTATTTCTATTTGAAAGGCATAATAATAAATATCATGATATCGAAAATGATATGCGAAACAATCACAAGCGGCATACTTTTTCTCCAATAATACAGTAACCCCCAGATGAGTCCGGAAATAAGGGCTGCGAAAACGAGTAAAAATGAGTCAGAATATAGATGAACCGATGCGTAAAGTAATGCTGCGATTAAAATACCCCAAATAGGACGAAGGTGTGTTACTAATTTTTTTTGGATGAAACCCCGCCAGAACAGTTCTTCCCCTGGGGCAGCAACTAAAATGAGGGCAATATATTGCCAAAATACCTTTGGCGCATACGAGCGGTATAATTTTCTTATCGGCTGCTCAAATGGGAGATGAAGTATTTGGATGACTTGATATCCTAACCAAAATATAAAATAGAGCAATAATCCAGAAAGAACACCGAGGAAAATATATTGGATAAAGGACGCCTCATCATCGACATCTCCTTGGTACGTGGCAAACGCAATTAACACAAGCACAGATCCGGAAAAGATATACCAAAATATGGTTTTATCGTGAAATGAAAAAAATATAAGTGCATGCGCTAAAATCACACCTGCTATTAGGCGTATGGTTAGAATCTTTTGTTTCATGATGTCTTGCCCCTTTTTAAATCAATAAAATATACTTTAACAAAAAATATGTCGAAAAGGAAATGATTACATTAAACATTTTAACCAATTCTCCTAATAAGAACCTAAAAAGAAGAAAAAATAAACGGGAAGGGAGTGAAAATGATGAGCAAATCAAGGAGTCAACAAGAGCGGGAATGGACGGTCAGGAAGCAGGATCAAAATCCCCATGGCAAAGTCAAATCTTTAAAGCAGTTATCAAAAGAAACGGAACAGGGCAAATAAACTAGCAATGAAAGAAAAGGCAGTAAAAGTCTGCCTTTTCTTCTAAACTATTACATTAATAAGCGCTTTCTTTTACGACTTTATAGTTTTTATGGTTGACAACTGTCCGTTGATCTAATTCTAAATCACGGTAATTGTCCATATATGTTAGGTCGACTATTACAGAATTTTCATTTACCTTTTCAACAATCCCTTGTAAGCCACCACGGAATTCTATGATATTTCCTACTTCTGCTTTTTTCATTCAGTCTCTCTCTCCTTTGCCTTAAAAACTATTAATAAAATCCAGTTAAATAACAGTTTGCACTACTTTTCTAAATTCGTAAAGGATTTTGTATGACAATTTGGTTAATTATTACTTATTATTTTATTATATGCTTGAATGGAGAGTTAAAGAAGGGAAAACGTTTACAATAATAGAATAGAAGGAAAATGGAAAGTTGGCTTATAGATTTGCGGATAAGGTAAAATAGAGGATGGAATAGGGGGTGTGATAAATGCAGGAAGAAATGGTTAACGACATATTAAATCGATTAATGACAGGAGAACTTTCGGAATACTATGTAAAAAAGGAAGATTTTATGGAATTTCGGAAGGTGTTAGTAAAAAGAAATGATTTCAAACATTTCCGTGGAATCGGCGGACGTGGCGGAGATGTGTTATATCAATATCTTAAAGAACCAAGAAGTTAAGGGGATGGGATGATGGCCTTACTAGAAAAAATTGCTCAAATCAAGCAGGAAATCGGTAAAGTAATTGTCGGAAAAGACATAGAAGTGGAATTAATGACAATCTCATTATTATTTAATGGCCATATTTTGCTTGAAAGTGTTCCTGGTACAGGAAAAACGATGCTGGCGAAAAGCTTTGCGGCCGCAATTGGCGGGGCATTTTCCCGCATCCAGTTTACTCCGGATGTGCTTCCAAGCGATGTCACTGGAATTCAGTTTTTTAATCCAAAGATACAAGAGTTTGAGCTGCGGCCTGGCCCGATTATGGCAAACATTGTTTTAGCTGATGAAATTAATCGCGCTACACCGAGAACACAGTCAAGTTTATTGGAGGTGATGGAGGAAAGACAAGTTACAATTGATGGTGTGACCGTACCATTGGAAGAACCGTTTATGGTCATTGCTACACAAAATCCGGTAGAATCGCAGCAGGGAACCTTTGCATTGCCGGTGGCGCAAATGGATCGGTTTTTTATTAAAATTAAGGTCGGATATCCCGAATATGAGGATGAAAAGAGAATTATGCAAATTCACCGTGGAAACAAAAAAATGCAAACCATTACCCAGGTGTTTACCATCACAGAAATTGAACAATTTAAAGCATCCATGGGTGAAATCCATATTTCTACAGATATAGAAGACTATCTTTTAAGCATTATTAGGAAAACGCGTGAACATCATCATATTGAACTAGGGGTCAGTCCGAGGGGAACACTAGCTTTAATGAGAGCGGCACAAGGAAAAGCCTTTTTGAATGACCGTACATATGTTACCCCAAATGATGTAAAAGCAGTTGCCCCGTACGTTCTGGGTCATAGAATATTTCTTTCGATTGAAGGGTCACTTACAAACTCACCAGAACTTATTATCAATGAAATCCTCGATTCTATTTCCGTCCCAGTCGAAGCCGGTGCAAATGGATGACTTGGAAGAGGTATGGGGTTGAAGATCGAAAAATCCAGGCGATCAGCGGTTTTGCCATTATACTTATTATTGTAAGTCTCTATATGGGGTCCAAATTAGTATTGTTCTTGGCAGTATTTTTTCTATCTGCAACATTTTGTAATCAACTTTACTTGAAAAAAGCAGGAGAACAGCTTTATTTTGAAAACAGATATGAACGAAATCGCTTCTTTATTGATGATGAAGGTCAGTGGGTATTAGCGTTTCGAAACGAAGGATTGCCAATTTTAAAGGCGGAGTTACGCGTTTACTTTGATCACTTTGTCGCTCCTAAGGATGTGAACTTAGAGCCCAGTCTTTCCATGTTTGATCTTTCTATTCCGTTTTCTGTTTACACGAAGCAAGCAAAACAAATCATTATTCCTTTTTCGGCGAAATGGAGGGGGATTGCCAAAATACGCAAACTCGAAATTCATGTTCCCAGTATTCTGGGTTTTGGGGAAACAGTCTTAGAATCAACCCATTATTTAAAACAACATGCAGTAGTTTATCCTGAACCATTGCCTGTAAAAGGCCTAAAGGAGCAAATGACGATCCTTCAGGGTGTAAATGTTGTTCCTCATTCTGTTTATGAGGACCGGCTTGGACCACTTGGGACAAGAGACTATACCTCGTCGGACAGTTTTAACCGAATCCATTGGAAGGCAAGTGCAAGAAAGCAAACGTTGCAAACGAAAATATATGAAAATATTTCTGAAAAGGGTTGGAATATCGCGTTAAATGTTTCCGATGGACATTCCATTACAGGTCATCTAGAAATGCTTATTAGCAGTCTGACAGATATAGCTTATTTCGCTTTCAAACAGCAAATTCCTTACTCATTATGTATAAATGTACGAACAGCCGGGAATACTCCCTTCCTTTATGTTCCAAAAGGGGAGGGAAAAGAGCATCTACAAAAAGTGTTAGAAACCCTTTCAT encodes:
- a CDS encoding YkvS family protein, which translates into the protein MKKAEVGNIIEFRGGLQGIVEKVNENSVIVDLTYMDNYRDLELDQRTVVNHKNYKVVKESAY
- a CDS encoding GerAB/ArcD/ProY family transporter, with the translated sequence MKKNWNQAFQIAAVYVGTVVGAGFATGKEIVEFFSRFGFFGFISILMSGYLFVMIGSKLMRMAAQIEAKSYQEFNEHLFGKWAGSIINVFMLFMLLGVSAVMLAGAGAVFEEQLGLPKNLGVFLTIFLSYLVMLVGTKGLFAVNTFVVPLMITFSLILMFLSLRMPNFLDRFLFIPHAGDGWKSVIAPFSYAALNLGLAQAVLVPVATEVKDDWTIKWGGIIGGLALTLILIGSHFTLIMLPNLELYDIPMAIIMKNLAPFFYWIFVLVIYGEIFTSVIGNVFGLDRQLQQYMPVPTFASVTVIFAVSYLISLVNYSTLLSYLYPLFGYICMSFFVLLWMKPFTPNMKN
- a CDS encoding DUF6254 family protein — its product is MSKSRSQQEREWTVRKQDQNPHGKVKSLKQLSKETEQGK
- a CDS encoding CPBP family intramembrane glutamic endopeptidase translates to MKQKILTIRLIAGVILAHALIFFSFHDKTIFWYIFSGSVLVLIAFATYQGDVDDEASFIQYIFLGVLSGLLLYFIFWLGYQVIQILHLPFEQPIRKLYRSYAPKVFWQYIALILVAAPGEELFWRGFIQKKLVTHLRPIWGILIAALLYASVHLYSDSFLLVFAALISGLIWGLLYYWRKSMPLVIVSHIIFDIMIFIIMPFK
- a CDS encoding DUF58 domain-containing protein → MTWKRYGVEDRKIQAISGFAIILIIVSLYMGSKLVLFLAVFFLSATFCNQLYLKKAGEQLYFENRYERNRFFIDDEGQWVLAFRNEGLPILKAELRVYFDHFVAPKDVNLEPSLSMFDLSIPFSVYTKQAKQIIIPFSAKWRGIAKIRKLEIHVPSILGFGETVLESTHYLKQHAVVYPEPLPVKGLKEQMTILQGVNVVPHSVYEDRLGPLGTRDYTSSDSFNRIHWKASARKQTLQTKIYENISEKGWNIALNVSDGHSITGHLEMLISSLTDIAYFAFKQQIPYSLCINVRTAGNTPFLYVPKGEGKEHLQKVLETLSSVSTQNSSVPYDYMLSFYHRHLAPLPFFIHTGIRTIETDRMLQYMAIKGTAIYEIKMDQGQGFFSKLEVLPERRAGL
- a CDS encoding ATP-dependent Clp protease ATP-binding subunit gives rise to the protein MLCQRCNQNHANVQLSMNINGQRQEMKLCHACYKIEKQALGTNYGQHMNSFSNFPFDHLFMSNGYSQGPNMGEQQTPHSERKAAQGGFIDQFGRNLNIMAKAGLIDPVIGRDQEIKRVIEILNRRNKNNPVLIGEPGVGKTAIAEGLAIKIANGDVPGKLRNKEVYLLDVASLVANTGIRGQFEERMKELISELQERKNIILFIDEIHLLVGAGSAEGSMDAGNILKPALARGELQVVGATTLKEYRQIEKDSALERRFQPVNVLEPTKEAAIEILVGLQKKYEDYHEVTYSDEAILACVQLSQRYIQDRFLPDKAIDLLDEAGSKLNLSTDYKSNEQMETRLKEIAAEKNEALKHELYEKAASLRDEEAKLEKLLNKDIRDERPVVTVSHIQEIIEQKTGIPVGKLQQDEQLKMKVLEDNLSQKVIGQEKAVRKVAKAIRRSRAGLKSKNRPIGSFLFVGPTGVGKTELTKTLAEELFGSKDSMIRLDMSEYMEKHSVSKLIGSPPGYVGHDEAGQLTEKVRRNPYSIILLDEIEKAHPDVQHMFLQILEDGRLTDSQGRIVSFKDTVIIMTSNAGVGHKNIHVGFGTTEAVEEASILDSLGSFFKPEFLNRFDSIIEFNSLDQEHILTIVDLMVIELQETLKEQNIELSISQESKETLAELGYHPAFGARPLRRVIQEQLEDKIADFILEVPDSKKLAAIVENGELKVISEGITVN
- a CDS encoding AAA family ATPase, encoding MALLEKIAQIKQEIGKVIVGKDIEVELMTISLLFNGHILLESVPGTGKTMLAKSFAAAIGGAFSRIQFTPDVLPSDVTGIQFFNPKIQEFELRPGPIMANIVLADEINRATPRTQSSLLEVMEERQVTIDGVTVPLEEPFMVIATQNPVESQQGTFALPVAQMDRFFIKIKVGYPEYEDEKRIMQIHRGNKKMQTITQVFTITEIEQFKASMGEIHISTDIEDYLLSIIRKTREHHHIELGVSPRGTLALMRAAQGKAFLNDRTYVTPNDVKAVAPYVLGHRIFLSIEGSLTNSPELIINEILDSISVPVEAGANG